The following are encoded in a window of Paracoccus seriniphilus genomic DNA:
- a CDS encoding heavy metal translocating P-type ATPase: MADISSPDNRFRFKIEGMDCGGCVATIRTALEGMPGATDVEVSLPRQELLVTLPDGDTTAADIRRVMGRLGFGAECLSHPEKDRSRRKGWLQGKPAQLALAAGAIVAAHAVSFPFPNAERLAFSIAALVTLIPIALRAIAAARMGAIFTIQMLMTIAALGAIIIGEPTEAAFVVFLFILGEMLEGRAARQAQSGIKALAEMLPRHALVQDASGNLNQIATEDLKIGQQIIVRAGDRIAADGVIASGSSAVDESTITGESIPVEKSPGDRVNAGTINHDATLRISVDRDSADNTISRIIALVEEAQAAKAPTERFIDRFSRIYMPIVIAVSALVAITPPLFLGLAWDDWIYRGLALLLIGCPCALVISVPAAIAASLAASARHGMLIKGGAVLESLAHSNRVVFDKTGTLTSGKPVVTDFIDLSAGSYDTLAIAAAVERESSHPLAMAVVAHADQQGVNRLDAREVTILPGQGMRAVVGVMQIYVGAPDHAPLQDKADADAETQMSRLKAEGKTLSVICADGMMIGLIALRDEARPEAAKAVQALKAQGMSSLMLTGDNEGTARALATPLGMAFQAGMLPQDKAGIVAAMAQSDIVTMVGDGVNDAPALAAAQVGIAIGSGTDVAMEAADAVLMSNRISDLPRMIAKARATMRVIRQNVAIALGLKLVFLITTIAGLTGLWPAIMADTGATVLVTLNSMRLLRDSGRDIAAPMETR; the protein is encoded by the coding sequence ATGGCCGACATTTCGAGTCCCGACAACCGTTTCCGGTTCAAGATCGAAGGCATGGATTGCGGAGGCTGTGTGGCCACGATCCGGACCGCGTTGGAGGGGATGCCCGGCGCAACGGATGTCGAGGTTTCTCTGCCCCGCCAGGAATTGCTTGTGACATTGCCCGACGGGGATACCACGGCAGCCGATATCCGCCGCGTCATGGGGCGGCTTGGTTTCGGCGCTGAATGTCTTTCACATCCCGAAAAAGACAGGTCAAGGCGCAAAGGATGGCTGCAAGGCAAACCCGCCCAGCTTGCGCTGGCCGCCGGTGCGATTGTTGCGGCCCATGCCGTGTCATTCCCGTTCCCAAATGCCGAAAGGCTGGCTTTCTCCATTGCCGCGCTGGTCACGTTGATTCCGATTGCCCTGCGCGCCATCGCCGCCGCACGGATGGGGGCCATCTTTACGATTCAGATGTTGATGACCATTGCCGCGCTCGGTGCAATCATCATCGGCGAACCGACCGAAGCCGCTTTCGTGGTGTTCCTGTTCATTCTGGGTGAAATGCTGGAAGGCCGGGCGGCCAGGCAGGCGCAATCGGGCATCAAGGCACTTGCGGAAATGCTGCCACGACATGCATTGGTCCAGGACGCCTCGGGAAATCTGAACCAAATCGCGACCGAAGACCTGAAGATCGGACAGCAGATCATCGTGCGGGCCGGGGATCGAATTGCGGCAGATGGCGTGATCGCCTCGGGCAGCAGCGCGGTCGATGAATCCACCATCACCGGCGAAAGCATCCCGGTGGAGAAATCCCCAGGTGATCGCGTCAACGCCGGCACCATCAACCATGACGCGACCCTGCGCATTTCGGTGGATCGTGACAGTGCCGACAACACCATCTCGCGGATCATCGCCCTGGTCGAAGAGGCCCAGGCCGCCAAGGCTCCGACCGAGAGGTTCATCGACCGCTTCTCGCGCATCTATATGCCCATCGTGATTGCCGTCTCTGCGCTGGTCGCCATCACGCCCCCGCTCTTTCTGGGCCTGGCCTGGGATGACTGGATCTATCGTGGGCTGGCGCTCTTGCTGATCGGCTGTCCCTGCGCGCTGGTGATCTCTGTCCCGGCGGCCATCGCGGCCAGTCTGGCGGCATCGGCACGCCACGGCATGCTGATCAAAGGCGGCGCCGTGCTGGAGTCCTTGGCCCACAGCAATCGCGTGGTTTTCGACAAGACCGGAACCCTGACATCGGGCAAGCCCGTCGTGACGGATTTCATCGATCTGTCGGCGGGCAGTTACGACACGCTGGCCATCGCCGCCGCCGTGGAAAGAGAGAGCTCGCACCCGCTGGCCATGGCCGTGGTGGCCCATGCGGATCAACAAGGGGTGAATCGCCTGGACGCAAGGGAGGTTACCATCCTGCCGGGCCAAGGCATGAGGGCCGTGGTCGGGGTCATGCAGATTTATGTCGGCGCGCCCGATCACGCCCCGCTGCAGGACAAGGCCGATGCTGACGCAGAGACGCAGATGTCCCGCCTGAAGGCCGAGGGCAAGACGCTGTCGGTCATCTGTGCCGACGGCATGATGATCGGACTGATCGCCCTGCGCGACGAAGCCCGCCCCGAGGCCGCAAAGGCCGTGCAGGCCCTGAAGGCCCAAGGCATGTCATCGCTGATGCTGACCGGAGACAATGAAGGTACGGCCCGCGCCCTTGCCACCCCCCTGGGAATGGCATTTCAGGCCGGCATGCTGCCACAAGACAAGGCAGGGATTGTCGCTGCCATGGCGCAATCAGACATCGTGACCATGGTCGGCGACGGCGTCAATGATGCCCCTGCCCTTGCCGCCGCACAGGTCGGGATCGCGATCGGCTCGGGAACCGATGTCGCGATGGAGGCCGCCGATGCTGTTCTGATGAGCAACCGGATCAGTGACCTGCCGCGCATGATCGCGAAGGCACGTGCAACGATGCGGGTGATCCGGCAGAATGTCGCGATTGCCCTTGGATTGAAACTGGTCTTTCTGATCACCACGATAGCCGGGCTGACCGGCCTCTGGCCCGCGATCATGGCCGATACCGGCGCGACCGTGCTGGTCACGCTCAACTCCATGCGCCTGCTGCGAGACTCGGGCCGAGATATCGCCGCGCCCATGGAAACCCGATAA
- a CDS encoding fumarate hydratase C-terminal domain-containing protein, translated as MKPREVVLSTTPSAENIAKLRLGDIVYLDGLMYTAREGVYMRALEQQANIPMELPSQSAANFHCSPAANIRADGTFDLGAVTATASFRFAKWLPEWIAKTGAKLIIGKGGMSSKDYRSYFVPNGAVYLSTVGYGTGALLGRGVENVEAVHWHEELGLAQAMWVIRCRHMGPFIVASDMEGNCLFERENEKISKNLDRIYEGTRPAVLKRFGETDDRSEELIG; from the coding sequence ATGAAACCGCGCGAAGTCGTTTTGAGCACCACCCCATCAGCGGAAAATATCGCCAAGCTGCGATTGGGTGATATCGTCTATCTTGACGGTCTGATGTATACGGCGCGCGAAGGTGTCTACATGCGCGCGCTGGAACAGCAGGCAAATATTCCCATGGAACTTCCTTCGCAAAGCGCGGCCAATTTCCATTGTTCGCCCGCGGCCAATATCCGTGCAGATGGCACCTTTGATCTGGGGGCCGTTACGGCGACAGCCTCCTTCCGCTTTGCCAAATGGTTGCCGGAATGGATTGCCAAGACCGGCGCCAAGCTGATCATCGGCAAGGGCGGCATGTCTTCAAAGGATTACAGAAGCTATTTCGTGCCCAATGGCGCGGTCTACCTCTCGACCGTCGGCTATGGCACCGGCGCGCTATTGGGGCGCGGCGTCGAAAATGTCGAGGCGGTTCACTGGCATGAGGAACTGGGACTGGCGCAGGCCATGTGGGTCATTCGCTGCAGGCATATGGGACCGTTCATCGTCGCTTCGGATATGGAGGGAAACTGCCTGTTCGAGCGCGAGAATGAGAAGATCAGCAAGAACCTGGATCGGATCTATGAAGGCACGCGCCCCGCAGTGCTGAAGCGCTTCGGGGAAACCGATGACCGCTCTGAAGAGCTGATCGGCTGA
- a CDS encoding fumarate hydratase, producing the protein MISIDLIQKTARSLMDKAAIEIPEDYLEGLQAAAETEDGDLSSFVLQAMLDNYVAAKEDRRAMCGDTGVPRWFIKMGNDARIEGGMFALETALRRATAEATNGVPLRPNRVHPLWRTDHNNNVGIGAPEIEYGFEPEGDWVDLITVHKGGLFGTDYRMLFPSDGIEGIKRFYLDSLVAFGKRGLACQPAIIGIGLGGSKDTCMVLGKRAAVLRTVGSRNSDPGIAQLEDELKELGNSIGMGAMGFVGKNMVIDCNIEVGYCHTGGMQMSVHAFCLSSRRAVARLYPDGRVEYRTDPDWFTPYQRRETVEWEPALEDAG; encoded by the coding sequence ATGATTTCCATTGATCTGATCCAGAAGACGGCCCGATCCCTGATGGACAAGGCCGCCATCGAGATCCCCGAGGATTATCTTGAGGGGTTGCAGGCTGCGGCCGAAACCGAAGACGGCGATCTGTCCTCATTCGTATTGCAGGCCATGCTGGACAACTATGTCGCGGCCAAGGAGGACCGTCGCGCCATGTGCGGTGATACCGGCGTGCCGCGCTGGTTCATCAAGATGGGGAATGACGCCAGGATCGAGGGCGGCATGTTCGCGCTGGAAACGGCCCTGCGCCGCGCGACGGCTGAAGCTACAAATGGTGTTCCCTTGCGTCCCAACCGGGTTCACCCGCTGTGGCGCACCGATCACAACAACAATGTCGGCATCGGCGCCCCCGAGATCGAATACGGTTTCGAACCCGAAGGGGATTGGGTCGATCTGATCACGGTTCACAAGGGCGGGTTGTTCGGCACCGATTACCGGATGTTGTTCCCCTCGGATGGCATCGAGGGGATCAAGCGCTTCTATCTGGACAGCCTCGTCGCCTTTGGCAAGCGCGGCCTGGCCTGTCAGCCCGCGATCATCGGTATTGGACTGGGCGGGTCGAAGGACACCTGCATGGTCTTGGGAAAACGTGCGGCGGTCCTGCGCACGGTGGGCAGCCGCAATTCCGACCCAGGCATCGCCCAACTGGAGGATGAGCTGAAAGAACTTGGCAATTCCATAGGAATGGGCGCGATGGGTTTCGTGGGCAAGAACATGGTGATCGACTGCAATATCGAGGTTGGTTACTGTCATACGGGCGGCATGCAGATGTCTGTCCACGCCTTCTGCCTGTCATCACGCCGCGCGGTGGCCCGCCTGTATCCCGACGGGCGCGTCGAATATCGCACCGACCCTGATTGGTTCACCCCCTATCAGCGACGTGAAACCGTGGAATGGGAACCCGCACTGGAGGATGCCGGATGA
- a CDS encoding L-aspartate oxidase, which translates to MPLKIEIDRHDTDILILGSGGAGLFAALHAQRSAPPGTRVTIAVKGLIGKCGCTRMVQGGYNVALGRGDSVERHFMDTIHGGKWLPDQDMAWRLCEQAVVRVRELENEVGCFFDREADGQLHHKAFAGQTADRTVHKGDLTGIEIINRLMEQVLSRPIEKLQEHRAIGLIPTADGSALAGVLFIDMRSGTFRFVRAKTVMMGTGGGPTMYKYHTPSGDKTMDGLAMALRLGLPLRDMEMVQFHPTGLLAGEYTRMTGTVLEEGLRGAGGQLLNARGDRFMFDYDPRGERATRDVVSRGIYAEMRKNNDPDQVGMFISMAHLGPDNVRKKFNGMVKRCEDSGFDLAAGKVEVVPTAHYFMGGVVVDPDTRTAIEGLYVAGEDAGGAHGSNRLGGNGVANSTVYGGVAGDVMGMDIRAMTSLRDPDEAVLAAEVDRALRPLGKKPGHVLSLRSRLQEAMWEDVGVMRTGPGMERGLKRIDEIRAELLETGVDASNLAFNLTWHDWLNMASLTEVSEVITKAGIARENSRGAHFREDFPEAGALEESYFTMARQQNGVIEVERSPVRFTIVRPGETILPEGEPETLVAQA; encoded by the coding sequence ATGCCTTTGAAAATCGAAATCGACCGCCACGATACCGACATTCTGATCCTTGGCTCTGGCGGTGCGGGGTTGTTTGCGGCTTTGCATGCCCAGAGATCGGCGCCGCCCGGGACACGTGTGACCATTGCGGTCAAGGGGCTGATCGGCAAATGCGGCTGCACCCGGATGGTGCAGGGCGGCTATAATGTGGCGCTTGGCCGGGGTGACAGCGTCGAGCGCCACTTCATGGATACGATTCACGGCGGCAAGTGGCTGCCTGATCAGGACATGGCCTGGAGGCTGTGCGAGCAGGCCGTTGTCCGGGTGCGCGAGCTGGAAAACGAGGTCGGCTGTTTCTTCGACCGCGAGGCCGATGGACAGCTGCATCACAAGGCCTTTGCCGGGCAAACTGCCGACAGGACCGTGCACAAGGGTGATCTGACCGGAATCGAGATCATCAATCGCCTGATGGAGCAGGTGCTGTCTCGTCCGATTGAAAAGCTGCAGGAACATCGTGCGATCGGGTTGATCCCGACGGCCGATGGCTCCGCCTTGGCGGGGGTTCTGTTCATCGACATGCGCAGCGGCACCTTCCGCTTCGTGCGTGCAAAGACAGTGATGATGGGGACAGGCGGCGGTCCGACCATGTACAAATATCACACGCCATCGGGTGACAAGACCATGGACGGTCTGGCCATGGCCCTGCGCCTTGGGCTGCCCCTGCGCGACATGGAGATGGTTCAGTTCCACCCGACCGGTCTGCTTGCCGGAGAGTATACCCGCATGACCGGCACGGTTCTCGAGGAAGGGCTGCGCGGGGCAGGCGGGCAATTGCTGAATGCGCGCGGCGACCGGTTCATGTTCGACTATGACCCTCGCGGCGAACGCGCGACCCGCGATGTGGTCAGCCGGGGGATCTATGCCGAGATGCGCAAGAACAATGACCCCGACCAGGTGGGCATGTTCATTTCCATGGCGCATCTGGGGCCAGACAATGTCCGCAAGAAATTCAACGGGATGGTGAAACGCTGTGAAGACAGCGGCTTCGATCTGGCCGCCGGCAAGGTCGAGGTCGTGCCGACGGCGCATTACTTCATGGGCGGCGTGGTCGTTGATCCTGACACCCGAACCGCGATCGAAGGCCTGTATGTCGCTGGCGAGGATGCGGGCGGGGCGCATGGATCAAACCGACTGGGCGGCAATGGTGTTGCCAATTCCACCGTCTATGGCGGCGTTGCGGGCGATGTCATGGGCATGGATATCCGCGCCATGACCAGCCTGCGCGACCCTGATGAAGCGGTGCTGGCGGCCGAGGTCGACCGGGCGCTGCGGCCGTTGGGGAAAAAGCCCGGCCATGTCCTGAGCCTGCGATCACGATTGCAGGAAGCGATGTGGGAGGATGTCGGCGTGATGCGCACCGGCCCCGGCATGGAGCGCGGCCTGAAACGCATTGACGAAATTCGCGCCGAACTGCTGGAAACCGGGGTGGATGCCTCGAATCTCGCCTTCAATCTGACCTGGCATGACTGGCTGAACATGGCTTCTCTGACCGAGGTTTCCGAGGTCATCACCAAGGCGGGCATCGCCCGTGAGAACTCTCGCGGGGCGCATTTCCGCGAGGACTTCCCCGAGGCGGGGGCGCTTGAAGAGTCCTATTTCACCATGGCGCGTCAGCAGAATGGCGTCATCGAGGTCGAAAGAAGCCCCGTCCGCTTCACCATCGTCCGACCGGGCGAAACCATCCTGCCGGAAGGCGAACCCGAAACACTGGTGGCACAAGCATGA
- the sdhC gene encoding succinate dehydrogenase, cytochrome b556 subunit, which translates to MRSYRNHPLWFAFFLHRVSGLALALFLPVHFYVLGMSIRSPQALDGFLNWAELPLVKFAEFGLVFLLAVHFFGGLRLLALEFLPWSAPQKSLAAGAVAGAFFISGIFLLNAV; encoded by the coding sequence ATGCGCAGCTATCGCAATCATCCGCTTTGGTTCGCCTTTTTCCTGCATCGTGTTTCGGGGCTGGCGTTGGCGTTGTTTCTGCCGGTACATTTTTATGTGCTGGGCATGAGCATCCGATCTCCGCAGGCGCTGGACGGGTTTCTGAATTGGGCGGAACTGCCGCTGGTCAAATTCGCGGAATTCGGGCTGGTCTTCCTGCTGGCGGTGCATTTCTTCGGCGGGCTGCGCCTGTTGGCGCTGGAGTTCCTGCCCTGGTCGGCGCCGCAGAAATCACTGGCCGCCGGCGCTGTGGCAGGGGCCTTCTTCATTTCCGGCATATTTCTGTTGAATGCGGTGTAA
- a CDS encoding succinate dehydrogenase codes for MLDIRLYMAQRLSAMVMVPFVFVHLGVMVYAIQGGLSAAEILGRTQGSLFWFLFYGMFVAAVSLHAAIGLRVIVHEVSGLRGLSLSALTWGGFAIFFFLGARAVTAVTMI; via the coding sequence ATGCTGGATATCCGACTCTATATGGCGCAACGGCTCAGTGCGATGGTCATGGTGCCATTCGTTTTCGTGCATCTGGGCGTGATGGTCTATGCAATCCAGGGCGGGTTGAGCGCGGCGGAAATTCTGGGACGCACGCAGGGATCTCTGTTCTGGTTCCTGTTTTACGGCATGTTTGTCGCCGCCGTATCGCTGCATGCGGCGATCGGATTGCGCGTCATTGTCCATGAGGTCAGCGGGCTGCGCGGATTGTCTCTGTCGGCGCTGACCTGGGGCGGCTTTGCGATCTTCTTTTTTCTGGGGGCACGGGCCGTTACGGCCGTGACGATGATCTGA
- a CDS encoding succinate dehydrogenase/fumarate reductase iron-sulfur subunit — MSERSEKLEVSVWRGQHDRGFYETFEVPAYDNQTILDVVSWIQQNADPTLTYRFACRVGMCGSCAMMVNGTPRWTCRTHVKKVLKDNRIKVAPLRNLPVIKDLVTDMDPFFDKWVKAGGQHRPTRSRHDPIEEIRPSSTGRVAADAGIECINCSVCYAACDTVSANEDYLGPAALQRAWTIVNDEKHGARQEVLDAVSASGGCHNCHSMGNCTACCPNGLDPLSAIAGLKRATMRNYLKRGR, encoded by the coding sequence TTGTCCGAGCGTAGTGAAAAGCTGGAAGTTTCCGTATGGCGTGGTCAACACGACAGGGGCTTTTACGAAACCTTCGAGGTTCCGGCCTATGACAATCAGACCATTCTGGATGTTGTCAGCTGGATCCAGCAGAATGCCGATCCAACGCTGACCTATCGCTTTGCCTGCCGTGTCGGAATGTGCGGCTCTTGCGCGATGATGGTGAACGGGACGCCGCGCTGGACCTGTCGCACCCATGTGAAAAAGGTGTTGAAAGACAACAGGATCAAGGTTGCGCCGCTGCGCAATCTGCCGGTCATCAAGGATCTTGTCACCGATATGGATCCGTTCTTCGACAAATGGGTCAAGGCCGGTGGACAACACAGGCCGACGCGGTCGCGCCATGATCCGATCGAGGAAATTCGTCCCTCCAGCACCGGGCGCGTGGCAGCGGATGCAGGGATCGAATGTATCAACTGTTCGGTGTGCTATGCGGCCTGCGATACCGTCAGCGCCAATGAAGATTACCTTGGTCCCGCTGCGCTGCAACGTGCCTGGACGATCGTGAACGATGAAAAGCATGGGGCCCGGCAAGAGGTTCTGGATGCGGTATCTGCCAGCGGGGGCTGCCACAACTGTCATTCGATGGGAAATTGCACGGCTTGTTGCCCCAACGGGCTGGATCCGCTGTCGGCGATTGCCGGGCTGAAGCGCGCGACCATGCGCAACTATCTGAAAAGAGGCCGCTGA
- a CDS encoding Bug family tripartite tricarboxylate transporter substrate binding protein has product MRSKALAIASAIPLTFAATAALAEYPERPITMVIPFGAGGATDISARTIAKPLGDAVGQPLVMSNVTGAGGATGSVSVQNAKPDGYKMLFARVGSHTVSPAMKATLPYGIDDFRFVTVYEINPVVCAVRPDSGIESIDDLVAMVDEGNVSYSSSGVGTLLHIAAVMVLDEFGVEDPLNRVTHIPQKGGGAAATAVLNGTTTFVCTNSSALAGFVVNGQLKPILVTTAEPLAGFDAPTAVDLGKPALQQLVGWTGIAGPRELPDDIADKWGVWMAEATADPGFVDSMESFGSIVDLMSPEEASAFIEGQYNTFRALAEELGMRIEG; this is encoded by the coding sequence ATGAGATCGAAAGCCCTAGCCATCGCCAGCGCGATCCCTCTGACTTTCGCGGCGACTGCCGCCTTGGCAGAATACCCTGAACGCCCCATCACCATGGTCATCCCCTTCGGGGCCGGTGGTGCCACCGACATTTCGGCCCGCACCATCGCCAAACCATTGGGCGATGCCGTTGGCCAACCGCTTGTCATGTCCAATGTCACGGGCGCCGGAGGTGCCACGGGTTCGGTCTCGGTCCAGAATGCCAAGCCCGACGGCTACAAGATGCTGTTTGCGCGCGTTGGCTCACATACGGTCAGTCCGGCCATGAAAGCTACTCTGCCCTATGGCATCGACGACTTCCGGTTCGTCACCGTTTACGAGATCAACCCGGTGGTCTGTGCCGTCCGCCCGGATTCCGGAATCGAGTCGATCGACGATCTGGTGGCCATGGTCGATGAGGGCAATGTCTCCTACAGTTCCTCGGGAGTCGGCACCTTGCTGCATATCGCCGCGGTCATGGTTCTGGACGAATTTGGCGTCGAGGATCCGTTGAACAGGGTCACGCATATTCCCCAGAAAGGCGGCGGAGCGGCCGCGACGGCCGTGTTGAACGGGACCACGACATTCGTCTGCACCAACTCCTCGGCGCTGGCCGGTTTCGTGGTCAATGGCCAGTTGAAACCGATCCTTGTGACCACTGCCGAGCCATTGGCGGGTTTTGATGCGCCCACGGCAGTGGATCTGGGCAAACCGGCATTGCAGCAGCTGGTCGGCTGGACCGGAATCGCGGGCCCCAGGGAGCTTCCTGATGACATCGCCGACAAATGGGGCGTGTGGATGGCAGAGGCCACTGCCGATCCGGGCTTTGTAGACAGCATGGAATCCTTTGGCTCGATCGTTGATCTGATGAGCCCCGAGGAAGCCAGTGCCTTCATCGAAGGGCAATACAACACGTTCCGCGCCCTTGCCGAGGAATTGGGCATGCGGATCGAAGGCTGA
- a CDS encoding tripartite tricarboxylate transporter TctB family protein, with product MNAYTIQMRLGLTAIVASAFLLLIAIPNWVTSPSNVRNIVLSPTFWPYVLSGLTGLVGVGLVLAAFREAKDGPRFDEPVRDPRQAGIRLAIMTLIMLIITLGTASIGMVWMSMAAFIATAALVRTRHPVAAVICGILLPLALYAFFAHVASVAIPQGNLVRLP from the coding sequence GTGAACGCTTATACCATACAGATGCGCCTGGGCCTGACGGCCATCGTGGCATCTGCATTTCTGCTGTTGATCGCGATCCCGAACTGGGTCACGTCACCCAGCAATGTCCGAAACATCGTTCTGTCCCCGACCTTCTGGCCCTATGTCCTTTCGGGCCTGACCGGATTGGTGGGTGTCGGGCTGGTGCTGGCCGCATTTCGCGAGGCGAAGGACGGGCCACGATTTGACGAGCCGGTTCGCGATCCACGGCAGGCCGGCATCCGGCTGGCGATCATGACGCTGATCATGCTGATCATCACTCTCGGCACGGCCAGTATCGGCATGGTCTGGATGAGCATGGCTGCCTTCATCGCGACTGCAGCGCTGGTGCGCACCCGCCATCCGGTTGCCGCCGTGATCTGCGGCATTCTACTGCCGTTGGCGCTCTATGCATTCTTTGCCCATGTCGCCAGCGTTGCTATCCCGCAAGGAAATCTGGTGAGGCTGCCATGA
- a CDS encoding tripartite tricarboxylate transporter permease codes for MNAIDSVMAGLALVGNLQAVMSLAIGVVVGVIGGAIPGMSATMAVALTLPFTFAMPTIPALLLLLGVYKGGIFGGSIPAILIKTPGTPASSATILDGYPMAERGEAGRALGMALWASCTADLISNLALVLFAGWLASFAMNFGPPEFFTLILFSLTIIAGVSGESLLRGALSALLGLLLATIGLDLVYGTNRFTFGDPNMMGGLNFIAVLIGLFAIPEVLAMVLNPTGHLGKARSLGKNWVTFADYRRSFRSIVRGSVIGVVLGSIPGIGAAPSAFLSYSEARRTSKNKDNFGKGEVEGVAAAEAGNNGVAGATLIPLLALGVPGDVITAIIIGAFMVHGLQPGPMMFVTNIDIIYGLFIGLILSSFLLFVIGSAAIKGFKYVADIPRRLLIPGVLILCIYGVFAVNNNLFDVGVMFVMGWLGFLMMRYHVPASPFLIAFILGPLLEDNFRQAMLMSGGSPAILVRGPITWFFWALTAITLVAIIRAGFRAVQNGSPKIRPQQ; via the coding sequence ATGAATGCAATCGACAGCGTGATGGCGGGCCTTGCGCTCGTCGGAAATCTCCAGGCGGTGATGTCCCTTGCAATAGGTGTCGTGGTCGGCGTCATCGGCGGTGCCATTCCGGGCATGTCGGCAACCATGGCGGTGGCCCTGACGCTGCCTTTCACATTCGCCATGCCCACCATTCCTGCGCTTCTCTTGTTGCTGGGCGTCTACAAGGGCGGAATTTTCGGTGGCTCGATTCCAGCCATCCTGATCAAGACCCCCGGCACACCGGCATCCTCGGCCACCATCCTGGACGGATATCCCATGGCCGAACGCGGAGAGGCCGGGCGCGCCCTTGGCATGGCTCTTTGGGCCTCATGCACGGCCGATCTGATCTCGAATCTGGCACTGGTCCTGTTCGCGGGATGGCTGGCCTCTTTCGCTATGAACTTCGGACCGCCCGAATTCTTTACCCTGATCCTGTTCTCGCTGACCATCATTGCGGGCGTCTCTGGAGAAAGCCTGTTGCGAGGCGCCCTGTCGGCCCTGTTGGGTCTGTTGCTCGCAACTATCGGGCTGGACCTGGTCTATGGGACAAACCGCTTCACCTTCGGTGACCCGAACATGATGGGAGGGCTGAATTTCATTGCAGTGCTGATTGGCCTGTTCGCCATCCCCGAAGTTCTGGCCATGGTGCTGAACCCGACGGGCCATCTGGGCAAGGCTCGCAGTCTGGGCAAGAACTGGGTCACATTCGCCGATTACCGCCGCTCCTTCAGATCCATCGTCCGGGGCAGCGTGATCGGCGTTGTTCTGGGATCCATTCCCGGCATCGGCGCGGCACCTTCGGCCTTTCTGTCCTATTCCGAAGCCCGCCGAACGTCGAAGAACAAGGACAATTTCGGCAAGGGCGAGGTTGAAGGCGTGGCCGCTGCCGAGGCTGGCAACAACGGCGTTGCGGGTGCCACGCTGATCCCCTTGCTGGCACTGGGGGTGCCGGGCGACGTGATCACGGCCATTATCATCGGCGCCTTCATGGTGCATGGTTTGCAGCCCGGTCCGATGATGTTCGTGACCAATATCGACATCATCTATGGATTGTTCATCGGCCTGATCCTCAGTTCGTTCCTTCTGTTCGTGATCGGATCCGCAGCAATCAAGGGGTTCAAATATGTGGCCGATATCCCGCGCAGATTGCTGATCCCCGGCGTGCTGATCCTTTGCATCTATGGCGTCTTTGCAGTCAACAACAACCTGTTCGACGTAGGCGTCATGTTCGTGATGGGATGGCTCGGATTTCTGATGATGCGCTATCATGTTCCGGCTTCGCCCTTCCTGATCGCGTTTATCCTCGGCCCGTTGCTAGAGGACAATTTCCGGCAGGCCATGCTGATGTCGGGGGGGAGTCCGGCAATCCTGGTCCGGGGTCCGATCACTTGGTTCTTCTGGGCATTGACCGCCATTACTCTGGTGGCAATCATACGCGCAGGTTTCCGGGCCGTTCAGAACGGCAGCCCGAAAATCCGGCCCCAGCAATAG
- a CDS encoding CDP-alcohol phosphatidyltransferase family protein, translating into MIDARILPLQRAVLQPVGFRLKNLGIHADWVSLAGFAIGVGAFVAIALGQTALGLVLILLNRFFDGLDGAVARAATPSDRGAFLDIALDFFFYALVPLGFALQDPQVNGLPAALLITSFVGSGSSFLAFAAIAARRGLTSAHYPTKGIYYLGGLTEGFETILLFVAMCLWPAQFPLFAAIFAGACMLTTLLRWRQGWLAFQNNDEPEP; encoded by the coding sequence ATGATCGACGCAAGGATTCTGCCGCTTCAGCGTGCCGTGCTGCAACCCGTCGGGTTCAGGCTAAAGAACCTGGGCATTCACGCCGACTGGGTGTCATTGGCCGGATTTGCCATTGGGGTTGGTGCATTTGTCGCGATTGCACTCGGGCAGACGGCGCTTGGCCTGGTCCTCATCCTGCTGAACCGCTTTTTCGACGGTCTTGACGGCGCGGTTGCGCGGGCGGCGACCCCTTCGGATCGGGGCGCATTTCTGGATATTGCGCTGGATTTCTTTTTCTATGCGCTGGTGCCCCTGGGCTTCGCGCTTCAAGATCCTCAGGTAAACGGATTGCCCGCCGCCCTGTTGATTACCTCCTTCGTGGGAAGCGGGTCGTCATTTCTGGCCTTTGCCGCGATTGCCGCGCGACGCGGGCTGACCTCGGCTCACTATCCGACGAAAGGCATCTATTATCTGGGGGGGCTGACCGAAGGGTTTGAGACCATCCTGCTGTTTGTCGCCATGTGCCTGTGGCCTGCGCAGTTTCCGCTCTTCGCAGCGATCTTTGCCGGGGCCTGCATGTTGACGACCCTGCTCCGATGGCGGCAGGGCTGGTTGGCATTCCAGAACAACGACGAGCCAGAACCATGA